The Amycolatopsis sp. QT-25 genomic sequence CTTGGGCGTGTCCCGAGGCGACGCCTTCTGCAACTCCAGCCAGATCGCGATGACCATGCCGATCGCGACCTCCGGCATCAGGCCCATCGGGTACCAGAACAGCGCACGGGTGCCGAGGCCGTTCATCTGCGAGTACAGCAGCCAGGCGATACCGGCCGCGAACAGGAGCGGTACCGGGAGCATCATCCGGTACGCCCGCGCCCGCGCGGTCTTGCCGCGGGAGGCGAACTTGAAGGTGGCCCAGGCCAGCAGCGGCAGCAGGAGGTAGAACTGCGCCATGTCCGGCACGGTCCACGTGATCTCCATGCCGTTGCTCCAGCCGTCCCAGTCGTAGATGTGCAGCAGCAGCATCGGACGGAGGACGTCCCACAGGTTCTCGACCTGCTGGAGGTTCAGGGCGACCAGCACCACGAGGTACATCGCGTAGTAGGCGGGGAGCAGGCGCAGCACCCGCCGGATCACCGTGCCTTCGCGTTTGCGCGGGGTGCCGTTGATGATCGACTTCGCGAATCCCTGGTAGACGAACATGCCCGTGAGCACGAAGAAGACGCCGGCGAAGATCTGCAACCCACCGGTGAAGAAACCACCGACCGCACTGGTCGAAGCGATCGTGCCGCCGAGTTCCTTGGTGCCGAGCACTCCCGCGATCATCGCGACGTGGGTGAAGAGCAGGGCCAGCGCGCAGACCCCGCGCAAGCCGTCGACGGCGAGATAGCGTTGCTTGGCTGGCTTTTCCGCGGCTGCGGGCGGCCCGCCAGTCCGCGTTGCGGTAACGCTCATTTGTGCGTCCTTTCTCCCAAAAGCAGAGGGGGCGAACCGCGCTCGAGCATTTCCACGTCACGCGGCGGAACCCAGACCGGTAACCGGCTGCCTCGCAAGCTTCGCACCGCCGCACGAGCTACGTCTTATCCCATTCTGCGAGCATTTTCGCCGAATAGGCCGTGCTTCAGTGGGCGTAAGTCCGTGAAGGCCTCCTTGAGGACTCTGGGTCCCTCAAGGAGGCCTTCACGGACTGGACGAGGCTCAGGCGGCTTCTTCTTCGAGGCGTCGCGCGATGTCCGCGCGCAGGACCTTCTTGTCGATCTTCCCGATCGGCGTGCGCGGCATCGCGTCGACGACGACCAGTCGCTCCGGCAGTTTGAACCGGGCGACCCCCGCCGTCTCCATGACGTCGATGACGTCCTGCAGCGCGACGGAATTGCCGGGCGTCGGCACGACGTAGAGGCAGCCACGCTCCCCCAGCACCGGATCCGGCATCGCGACCGAGGCCGCCATCTCCACCGCGTCGAGCTGGTAGGCGAAGGACTCGACCTCCTCGGCCGCGATCTTCTCGCCACCTCGGTTGATCACGTCCTTGGTGCGTCCCTCGACGACGACGTAGCCGTCCGGGCGCAGCCGCACGACGTCGCCCGTGCGGTACCAGCCGTCCGGGGTGAAGGCGCGCTCGTTGTGCTCGGGCGCGCGGTAGTAGCCGCGGATCGTGTACGGACCGCGGGTGATCAGCTCGCCCTGCTCGTCCGGCGGGACCGGGTTCCCGTCGGGGTCGACGACGCGCAGTTCGTCGGCCGGGTTGATCGGTCGGCCCTGGGTGTCGCAGGTGATGTCGAACGGGTCGTCCAGCCGGGTGAGGTTGGTCAGCCCTTCCGCCATCCCGTAACCCTGCTGCAACGTGCAGCCGAAGACCGAGCCGATCTGCCGGACCAGCTGGTCCTGCAGCCGTGCGGCGCCGAGCGTCAGCACCTGGAACGAGGACAGGTCGTGGTGCTGGTCGGCTTCGCGGTATTCGAGCCAGCGCACCACGATCGCCGGCACCACCGACGTCACCGTGGCCCGTTCGGCTTCGATCGCGCCGAGCGAGTCACGCGGGGACGGCGACGGCGAGACGACCACGCGGCCGCCTGCCCACAGCACGCCGAGAATCGCGCTCAGCGGGTAGTTGTGCCCGAACGGCAGCACCGCGAGATACACCGAAGACGCGTCGAAACCGAAGGCGTCGGCGGATCCGTCGACATAGCAGGCGTAGTCGTCGTGGGTACGCGCGATGAGCTTCGGCAGGCCCGTGGTGCCACCGGAAAGGATCAGCAGCGCGACCGAGCGCGGGTCGGGGGTCAGCGCGTCCAGCTCGGCGCGCGCCGCCGCCGCATCCGTGGCGGGCGCGCACAGGGCGCGCAGGTCGACGTGGCCGTCGCGGACGTCACCGGCGACGATGACGTGCTCGATCGTCTCGGCCCCGGCGGCGATGCCGGCCGCCAGTTCCTGGTGGTCGAAGTCCTTCACGCGATCCGGCACGGCGATCGCCCGCGCCTCGGACAGTTCGGCCAGATAGGACAGTTCGTGCCTGCGGTGCTGGATCAGCGCCATCACCGGGATCACCCCGAGCCGGAAGCACGCCAGCGTCAGCACGACGAACTCCCAGCCGTTGGGCAGCTGGACCAGGAGCCGGTCGTCGGGCCGGAGCCCCAGCGCGCGCAGCCGCTGCGCGGCACCGTCCACCCGCGACAGCAATTCGGCGTAGGTCAACCGGAAGTCGCCGTCGGTCAGCGCTTCGACGTCCGGAGTCACGTCGGCCGCGGTCACGAAGCGCGAAGCGAGCGCCTGGCCCTTCCAATGGCCTTCGGCGACGTAGCGCTCGACGAGGTCGGCGGGCCACGGGACCGTTCCCGCACGGCTCGGCTGGACAGGTTTCGAGGGCACGACGGCCTCCCTTTCTCGTGGAATCATCCGAAGCGCGCGGGCATGGTCTTGGCGCCGTTGACGAAGTTCGATTCGAGCCGGGTCACCGGACCGGTCAGGCGCAGGCGGGGCAAATGCGGCAGCAGTGCGGTCAGCAGCGTCGACATCTCCAGCCGGGCAAGATGCGCGCCGAGGCAGAAATGCGGGCCGATGCCGAAGGACAGGTGGGGATTGGGATCGCGGCCCAGGTCCAGCCGGTCCGGGTCGGTGAACACGGCCGGGTCGCGGTTGGCCGAGGTGTAGTAGACGACGACCTTGTCGCCCTCGGCGATGGGCTGCCCGGCGATCTCCGTGTCCCGGACGGCGGTGCGGCGGAACTGCATGATCGGCGTGACCCAGCGGATCAGCTCGTCGACCGCGGTGGCCACCGGCACCTCACCGGACACCAGTCTGTCCCGTTCCGCCGGGTGGTTCACCAAGGCCTCCAGCGAACCGGAGATCAGGTGACGGGTGGTTTCGTTGCCCGCCACCACCAGCAGCAACCAGAAGCTGCAGAACTCGCGGTCGCTCAGGCGTTTTCCGTCGACCTCGGCGTTGACCAGCCGGCTGATCAGGTCGTCGGCCGGGGTCTCGCGCCGGGACATGCCGAGCTTCATCGCGTAGGCGAACGCTTCGGCGAAGGTCCGGCGGTACGCCTCGACGTCGCCGCCGCCGAACTCCGGGTCGTCGAAGCCGACCAGCGCGTTGCTCCAGCGGTAGAGCAGGTGCCGGTCTTCCGGTGGGAACCCGAGCAGATCGCACAGGACCAGCAGGGGCAGCTCGGCGGCGAAGTCGGCGACGGCGTCGAACTCGGCGCCGCCGGTGACCTTCTCCACCAGCCGCCGCGCGTGCCCGGCGATGCCGTCGCTCAGCCCGCGGACCGATTTGGGGGTGAACACGGTCGCGACCAGGCGGCGGATCCGGACGTGTTCCGGGCCGTCCATGCTGACCAGCAGTTGCCGGGTCTGCTTGAGGTCACCCGGCGTGCGCGGGTCGGGCAGGAAGGCGCCCTTGGCCGCGGACGAGAACTCCTCGGGCCGCCGTGACACCGAGTAGACGTCGTCGTAACGCGTCACCGCCCAGTAACCGGACCCGCGCTGGGTGGTGCTGCCGACGCTGGAATGCCGCGTCAGCAACGGTTCCGGGGTCCAGGCCACCGGTTCGGTCTCACGACGGCGAGCGAACTCCACGTGCGGCACGCCCTTGGCGAACGTCGCCGGATGCGCGATGTCGGGCCGCTCGATGCCGATCGCGGCGAAGCTCTTGCGCAGCACGTCCTTGCGGAGTTTGCCGGTCGCTTCCCGGGGCAGCCGTTCGATGACGTGGTACGTCCTCGGGGTCTTGAAGCCCGCCAGGGACCCACGGCAGAACGGGTCCAGCAGGGCGAACAGATCGGCGGGGGCGGCAGGAGCGTCGGCGGTGACCTCGACGACGGCGGCCACTCGTTCTCCGAACTCGTCGTCGGGGACCCCGATGACGGCGACGTCCCGGACCACCGGATGGTTGAGCAGCACGGCCTCGATCTCGGCCGGGTAGACGTTGACCCCGCCGGAGACGATCATGTCCTGCGCGCGGCCGGTGAGATAGAGGAAGCCGTCCTCGTCGAGATGACCGACGTCGCCGAAGGTGAAGGTGCCCGGTTCCAGATGCGCGGACCGCGTCTTCTCCGGGGCGTTGTGATACGAGAAGCTCCGACCTTTGCCGCGGCGGACGAACACCTGCCCGGAAGCACCGGGAGGTTGCGGGGTGCCGTCCTCGCCCAGGATCACGATTTCGTTCGGGGGAATGGCCTTGCCGACACTGCCGGGGTGCGCGAGCCAGTCACGCGAGCCGGTGATCGTGACCGCGCCGCCCTCGGTGGCGCCGTAGTACTCCGTCAGCACGGGGCCCCACCAGTCGATCATCCGGCGTTTGACCTCCGGCGGGCATGGTCCGCCACCGTGCCATACGCGGCCGAGGCTCGTCCCCGAGAACCGCGCGCGGACCTCCGGCGGCAGCCGCAGCAGGCGGATGAACTGGGTGGGCACCAGATGCGCGGCGGTGATCCGTTCGCGGTCGATGGTGTCCAATGTGGACTCGGGGTCGAACGACCGGCGGAGCACCAGCGTCGAGCCGAGCAACAGGCCGAGCAGGGAGAAGAACAGCTGGGACGAGTGATACCAGGGACCGTCGAGCAGGCACCGCTCACGTGACGGGACGTCCAGGACGACGTGCGCGTACCGGGTCAGTTTCGCCACCCGGGAGAACGGCGCGCCGACGACGAAAAGCCCGTTCACCACGCCTTTGGGCGCGCCCGTGGTGCCCGAGGTGTACAACATCGTGGCGCCGCAGGTCTGTCTCTCGGGTTCGGCCGGGGACATCCGCGCCAGCAACGGTTCCGCCGCTTCGAAGCCGGCCTCGTCCGCGGAGCCGGTGACGATCAGCGTCGTGCATTCCCCGGTGGACCGCGCCACCGCGCGGCCCGCCGTCTCGGCGTACGAGGGCTCGGCGACCAGCGCCTTGCTCCCGGAATCCGAGACGATGTAAGCGATCTCGGGATCGGTGAGATGCCAGTTGACCGGTACCACGGTGATCCCGGAGTGCAGGCACGCCAAGAGGACCTCGAAGGTCTCGCGGCGGTTTCCGAGGACACAGGCCAGCCGGTCGCCCTCGCCGAGCCCGCGGTCACGCAGCAGGGCGATCCAGCGGTTCACCCGCTCCCCCAGCAGCCGCCACCCGACCGCGCCCGCCTCGTCGACGATCGCGCTCCCGGCCCCGTCCTCGGCGATGTAGTCGTTCAGTAGCGTCGGCATGACCTTCCCCTCAATCTCCTTCGGTGAACCCGCGACCGCGATCGACGTCGGCAGGGCGCTGCCTGGTCGTTCCACGTCACGACGGCGGATCAGGCGCCCTGCCACCGCGATAGCGGGGCCTTCGGCCGGGCGGGTTCAGGTGTCCGGCCGTTTTCAGCTCCGCCGGCAGGCTCAGTTCAGCAAATCCGGTTGGCGGCGCACGAGGTCGGCGTACAGCGGCCGGAAGTTGAGCCGCCCCATCCCCGGCGTGCCGATCATCGACGCGGTGTGCCGCGCGACCCCGGGCTCGATCGGCACCGGCTTCCCGGCCGCCTCCGCGAGCAACTGCACGTGACAAGAGCTGTCCATGGTGGTGAACCACCAGGCCGCCTCCTGCACCGTGCCGCCGACCGTGAGCAGCCCGTGGTTGCGCAGGATCACCGCCTTGCCCGTGCCGAGGCGCACCGCGATCCGCTTGCCCTCGTCGGAATCCAGCACCACGCCGCCGAACTCGTCGAAGACCTCGTGGTCCTCGTAGAACGCGCAGGCGTCCTGGGTGATCGGGTCGAGTTTGCGGCCCAGGGCCGCCCACGCGCGCCCGTAGGTGGAGTGCGCGTGCGCGACCGCGACGACGTCGGGCCGCGCCGCGTGGACGTGCGAGTGGATGACGAACCCGGCCGGGTTGATCCTCCCGTCGCCTTCGACGACCGCACCCCGGCTGTCGACCAGCAGCAGGTCGCTGACCCGGACGTGTCCGAAGTGGACACCGAACGGGTTGATCCAGAACCGGTCGGGGTCGCCGGGGTCGCGGGCGGTCACGTGCCCGCCCGCGCCCTCGTCGAAACCGCGTACCGCGAACAGCCGCATGGTCGCCGCCAGGCGTTGCTTGCGGTAGAGCCGTTCCTCTTCGACGGTCCTCATCCGCAACCGCCCGGGCTGTCCCAGTCGTAGGCGGCGCCCTCGTCCAGCAGTTCGGCGGGCACGCCGTACCACTGGTCCGTGGGCAACTCGGTGACCGTGGCCTCCTGGTCCTCGCTCATGCCGCACGCTCCTCTCGCACCGTGGGCCGCCACACCCCGAGGAATCCGTCCAGCCGGTCGAATCCCCAGAAGCGGTGCCGGCCCCATTTGAAGTAGGGGATGCCGAAGATGTCGTCGAGATAGGCCTGGTAGAGGCACTCGACGCCCTCGGCACGGATCTCCGGGTCGTCGACGGCGCCGACGGCCAGCTCCGGGTCGAGCCCGGCCCGCTCGGCCGCGGCGCGCACGACGTCGGGCTCGCAGATGTTCTCGCCGCGGCCCCAGCGGGCGTCGTTCAGCGCGTCGTAGAACGGCCACTCGGCACCCTCGCGGCGTGCGCGCAGCCAGGCCAGATGCGGCAACTCCCACCACGGTTCGATGTCGATCGGCCAGGCCATCTTGCGGCCCTGCTGCTCGGCGATCCGCTTGGTGTCCATCAGCATGTACAGATGCTTCGCGCGGCTCATCTGCACGTAGTGGAACTCGCCACCGCGTTCGTCGAGGCCCGCGCCGGTCACCGTGTCCGGATCCCAGTACGGGAAACATCGCAGCTGTTCGAGTGCGCCGGGCACCTCGGCGCGCAGCTTGTTGATCGCGAGCCAGCTGTACGGGCTGCGCAGCGAGAAGTACAGCTTGGCGGGACGGCTCATGCCCGGTCCCCGATCAGCGCGTGCACGACACCCTCGTCGAGCTGGGCCATCCCGCCCGCGCCGGGGCCTGCCGCGATGGCGTAGCCGTGCAGGATCTGGGCGGTGGCCACCGGGACCAGCTCCTGGCCGCGCTGGACGTAGCAGTCCATCCGGCCGTCGAACATGACCCCGCGCAGGATGTCGGTGACGGTGAACACGGTGTGCACCGTCTCCTCCATGCGCGCGTCCTCCAGCAGCCGGACGCGGGCGCGGGAGACGACCGGGATCCACGCGCGTTCGGACAGCATGCGGCCGACGGAGATGCCGCGGTCGGCGAGGTACCGGTCGACGACCTCCTCCAGCGTCCGGACGAAACCCGAGTGCTGGACGCGGTCGGAGTAGTGGCAGTAGAAGTACGGCGCCCGCCAGGACCACAGGAACGCGCCCGGCGCCTCGGTCAGCACCGACTCGGCGGTCTCGCCCGCCGGGATCGCGATCCGCTCCACCGTGGACGTCAGCGCCGGGACCTCCAGCCGCGCCAACGCCTCGGGCGCGGCCGCCGTGCTGTCGGCCGCCCGCTCGCGGACCAGCGCGACGGTGACCTTGCCGCGCAGCACGGTGACCTTCTCGCCGTCGCGGACCACCGAAAGCTGGACGTTCAGCTTGTCGCCGCGGCCGGGGGCGACCTCGACCTCGACCTCGTCGTCGAGTTCCAGCACGGCGGGCAGCTGCACCGAGCAGTCCACGATCTCCGCGCCGAGGCCGTGCTCGAGGAACAGGTCGCGCGCACTCGTGCCCTGGTCGCGCAGCCACTGCAGGACACCTTGCTCGACCAGGTACATGAAGTGCTTGAACCCGATCCAGGTGCGGATGTTGGCGCCCTCGAACGCGGGGCGGCCGTGCGTGACGGTCCGGCCTGGCCGCAGGACTGCGGTCATCGGAGCTCACCTACCTTCGGAAGGGCCCGGACGTCTTCGACGAGGCCGGTCACCTCGGCCGCGGCGTACCGGGCGTAGCGAACGTGGAAGAAGTGGTCACCGCGGTCGAGCGTGCGCAGCGTCGCCCCCGGCATGCCGTCGGCGAGCGCGACGGCGGATTCGGCGGGCAACGTCGGATCCATCCCGCCGACCAGCACCTTCGTCGGGATCTCGACGTTGCCGAGCTGGAGATCGGCGCTGGCGGCGTAGCGGTCGAACACCGCCGCGAAGCCGAGCGGCCCGGCGCGGTTCAACGCGATCTTGACCATGCCGTCGACGACCTCGGGGTCCAAGGTGGCCGCTCGTTTGCCGAGCCGGGCGCGGACCCCCTCGCCGACGTGCGCGGTGAACGTCTCGCGCGAGCGCTCGAACATCCGCCAGGTCACCTCGTACCGGGGCAGCCGGTAGAACGGGCAGAACAACGCCACCGACGCACCGACACGCGGGTCGAGCCCGCACATCAGTTCCAGCGCGGCGTTGGCGCCGAAGGAATGCGCGACCAGGACGTCCGGGACGGCACCGACCATGTCCAGGCCGTCGCCGAGCCAGGTGCCGAAGGAGCGGTTGCGCCAGCGGAAATCGTTGCCCGCCTTCCACGGCAGCTCGAGCGAAACCACCCGGTAGCCCTGATCGAGATGCGTGGCCAGCGGCGTCCAGCTCTTCCAGTGGCCCTCCATCCCGTGCGCGAACAGCACCAGCGGCGCACCGGGCCTGCCGGGCGCGATCGTGTGCGCCTTCACCGCCGAACCGTTCACCGGTACCCCATCTCATCGCTGTGGTCTGTGTCTGTTGGTGAACCCGCGTCCGCGATCGACGTCGGCAAGACGCTGCCTGGCCATCCACGTCACGACGGCGGACAAGGCGTCCTGCCACCGCGATAGCGGGGCCTTCGGCCGTGGCGGGTTCACGCGTTCGGTCCTGTTCGCGGGTTCGTCTCAGCTCCGCCGACAGGCTCTGTGACGGCGACCGAGACCGCCGGCCTGCCGTCCGGCCGGTGCGGGCCGATGCCCACGCGGCCTTCGCCTTCCGCCACGGCGAGGTGGGCGGCGAGCGCGAGCTCCACGACCCCGTGCGCGCCGGAGAAGTCGCCCCACCGTTCCTTGACGTCGAAGCCGCCGGATCCGACCGTGCGCCGGGGCGGCGCCTCAGCCTCCCCCGGGTCGACGTCGACCACGACGGACCCGGTTTTCTCGCGCCACGGCTCGAGGAGCACGCAGGCGCTCCCGGAGCGCAGCGGTCCGTCGTGCAGGATCGAGGCGATCTCGTCCTCCGGTTCGGCACCGACGAGCACCACCCGCGTGGCCCGGCCGGAACGCAGCAGCAGACTCGCCATCCGCAGGCCGGCCTGCCCGGCCGTACTGCCGGAACACAGCATCAGGTTGGGGCCGCCGAAACCGAACCACAACGCGACCGTGCTGGCCACGACGTTCGGTGACACGTTGGGCGCGTCGAGCACGCTCACCCCGCGGCCGCCTTCGGCCTCGACCGCGCGCGTGACCTTCGCGACCGTCTCGACGTTGCCGAGGTTGCTGCACGCGACCACGGCGGTGCCGGTTTCGATCGGCCCGGAAACCCGGTGCCCTGGTTCGAAGCCGAGGGCGCGATGCACCGCGCACAACGCCAAGCGGGTCGCGGGTTCCTTGTACAGCAAGCCTTTCCGGCCGAGTACGGTGGCGGCCTTCTCCGGCGGCGCGCCGTCGAACTCCTCGATCCCCGGCAGGTGCAGGCTCCAGCCGGTGAGCAGCGACCGGGTCTCCCTGCCGCGGCCGGTCATACCCGCTCCAGCAGGGTGACGGCGTTGACGCCGCCGAAGCCGAACGAGTCGACCTGCACCAGCTCCGGCCGCGCGGCGACCGTGTCGCCGATGACCAGCCGTAAGCCGATGCCCTCGTCGAGTGGGTCGGTCAGGCCGGCGACCGCGGGAACCTCGCCGGAGGCGAAGATCCGCAGCGCGACGTCCACGTTGACCAGTGCGGCGCTGCCCGAGGTGTGCCCCGTCGACCCCTTGACCGCGGTGACGAGCGGATTCCCGCCGCCACCGAGCACGACCTTCCGCAGCGCTTCGCATTCGACCGGGTCGTTGAGCGCGGTGCCGGTCGCGTGTGCCACCACCACGTCCACATCGGACGGTGCGCGGTCCGCACGCGTGTAGGCGTCGGACATCGCACGGGCGATGCCCTCGATGTCCGGCGCCGTGGCGTGGTGGGCGTCGCACGAAAGACCGGTCGCGGCGACCCGGCCGAGCACCGGGCCGTCCCAGCTCTCGGGCACGACCACGAGCGCCGCCGCACCCTCGCCGAGGAGTACGCCGGTGCGCTCGCGGTCGAACGGGCGCACCCGCTCGGTCGGCGTCTCGGCGACGCGGCCGACCATGGCGAGCATCGACCGCGTCATCGCGTCGGCGGCGGCGACCACGACGGCGTCGCATTCGCCCAGCTCCAGCATGTCCTGGGCGAGCGCGAGGACATGACCGCCGGCGCTGCACGCGTTGACGATCGTGGTCACGTACGTGGCATCGGGCAGCGTCTCCGCCACGACGTCGGCGAAGTCCAGCCGTCCGGCGGACACCGGCTCGCCGGTGAGTGCCAGCCGTTCCACCGCGGACAACTCGCGCAATCCCGTGCCGACGAGGACGGCGACCCGCCGCGCAGCGGTGTCCACAGTGTCCACAGTGTCCGCGGTGTCCACAGTGTCCGCAGTGTCCAATCCGGACTGAGCGACCGCTTCCTTCAGGCATTCGGCCAGGAGCCGCCCCGCGCGGAACGGCTCACCGGCCAGCTCTGCGTGATAGCCGTAAGCCACGTTCAGCCGCCCGGAATCGCCGTACCGCAGCGGTGAGACGCCGCAAACGCCGCGGAGCAGGCCGTCGAACGTCTCCGCTCCCGCACCGAGGCAGGTGCGCACCGCGCTACCCGCGATCAAGACCGCCATCGGCGTACCTCCTCACGATGGCGGCGCCCACGGCACCGTCCGCGCCCCGCGCGGTGAGCAGGCTCAGCCCACCGGGGCGGGCATCGCGGTCTTCGGCCAGCAGTACACCCAGTGCCACCGCGCCGGAGGCCGCGTCGCATTCGCCGAACAGCCGCTTGACCATGACCCGGTCCGGGCGGTGGCCCAGTGCCCGGGCGATCGGGCCGAACTCGCGCTCGTCTCCGTCTTCGACCTCACCCGTGTACACAGTGGACACTTCGAAGGCGTCGATGCCGGCCTTCGCCAGCACGCGGTGCACACAGCCGGCGAGCGCGGTCTCGGCCGCCTCACCGCCACCCGGCCCGTAGGCCGTCGCGACCGCGAGGACACCGGCGCGCTGCCGCGTGCCCGCCCACTCGGGGGTGTTCTCCTTGGCCAGCACGAACATCCCGGCGGCCTCCCCGGCGGCGACGACGTCGGCCACCCCGGTCAGCCGGGTCGCCCACGCGCGGTGCGGGGTGAACTCCTCCACGGCGCCCGCGACGACGACGTCGACGTGCCCGCGCTCGATGGCGTTGCCGGCGTACCGAAGCACGTTGAGGAAACCGAGGGTGCCGCCCGCGATGGTGGTGTTCGCCCCCCGGAGACCGAACCGGATGGCGACCTGCCCGGCGGCGCAGTTCATCACCGTGTTCGGGAACAGCATCGGGTTGACCAGGTAAGGCTTGTCCTGCACCAAGGT encodes the following:
- a CDS encoding beta-ketoacyl synthase N-terminal-like domain-containing protein, whose protein sequence is MAVLIAGSAVRTCLGAGAETFDGLLRGVCGVSPLRYGDSGRLNVAYGYHAELAGEPFRAGRLLAECLKEAVAQSGLDTADTVDTADTVDTVDTAARRVAVLVGTGLRELSAVERLALTGEPVSAGRLDFADVVAETLPDATYVTTIVNACSAGGHVLALAQDMLELGECDAVVVAAADAMTRSMLAMVGRVAETPTERVRPFDRERTGVLLGEGAAALVVVPESWDGPVLGRVAATGLSCDAHHATAPDIEGIARAMSDAYTRADRAPSDVDVVVAHATGTALNDPVECEALRKVVLGGGGNPLVTAVKGSTGHTSGSAALVNVDVALRIFASGEVPAVAGLTDPLDEGIGLRLVIGDTVAARPELVQVDSFGFGGVNAVTLLERV
- a CDS encoding AMP-binding protein, giving the protein MPSKPVQPSRAGTVPWPADLVERYVAEGHWKGQALASRFVTAADVTPDVEALTDGDFRLTYAELLSRVDGAAQRLRALGLRPDDRLLVQLPNGWEFVVLTLACFRLGVIPVMALIQHRRHELSYLAELSEARAIAVPDRVKDFDHQELAAGIAAGAETIEHVIVAGDVRDGHVDLRALCAPATDAAAARAELDALTPDPRSVALLILSGGTTGLPKLIARTHDDYACYVDGSADAFGFDASSVYLAVLPFGHNYPLSAILGVLWAGGRVVVSPSPSPRDSLGAIEAERATVTSVVPAIVVRWLEYREADQHHDLSSFQVLTLGAARLQDQLVRQIGSVFGCTLQQGYGMAEGLTNLTRLDDPFDITCDTQGRPINPADELRVVDPDGNPVPPDEQGELITRGPYTIRGYYRAPEHNERAFTPDGWYRTGDVVRLRPDGYVVVEGRTKDVINRGGEKIAAEEVESFAYQLDAVEMAASVAMPDPVLGERGCLYVVPTPGNSVALQDVIDVMETAGVARFKLPERLVVVDAMPRTPIGKIDKKVLRADIARRLEEEAA
- a CDS encoding cytochrome P450; translated protein: MPTLLNDYIAEDGAGSAIVDEAGAVGWRLLGERVNRWIALLRDRGLGEGDRLACVLGNRRETFEVLLACLHSGITVVPVNWHLTDPEIAYIVSDSGSKALVAEPSYAETAGRAVARSTGECTTLIVTGSADEAGFEAAEPLLARMSPAEPERQTCGATMLYTSGTTGAPKGVVNGLFVVGAPFSRVAKLTRYAHVVLDVPSRERCLLDGPWYHSSQLFFSLLGLLLGSTLVLRRSFDPESTLDTIDRERITAAHLVPTQFIRLLRLPPEVRARFSGTSLGRVWHGGGPCPPEVKRRMIDWWGPVLTEYYGATEGGAVTITGSRDWLAHPGSVGKAIPPNEIVILGEDGTPQPPGASGQVFVRRGKGRSFSYHNAPEKTRSAHLEPGTFTFGDVGHLDEDGFLYLTGRAQDMIVSGGVNVYPAEIEAVLLNHPVVRDVAVIGVPDDEFGERVAAVVEVTADAPAAPADLFALLDPFCRGSLAGFKTPRTYHVIERLPREATGKLRKDVLRKSFAAIGIERPDIAHPATFAKGVPHVEFARRRETEPVAWTPEPLLTRHSSVGSTTQRGSGYWAVTRYDDVYSVSRRPEEFSSAAKGAFLPDPRTPGDLKQTRQLLVSMDGPEHVRIRRLVATVFTPKSVRGLSDGIAGHARRLVEKVTGGAEFDAVADFAAELPLLVLCDLLGFPPEDRHLLYRWSNALVGFDDPEFGGGDVEAYRRTFAEAFAYAMKLGMSRRETPADDLISRLVNAEVDGKRLSDREFCSFWLLLVVAGNETTRHLISGSLEALVNHPAERDRLVSGEVPVATAVDELIRWVTPIMQFRRTAVRDTEIAGQPIAEGDKVVVYYTSANRDPAVFTDPDRLDLGRDPNPHLSFGIGPHFCLGAHLARLEMSTLLTALLPHLPRLRLTGPVTRLESNFVNGAKTMPARFG
- a CDS encoding thioesterase family protein — encoded protein: MTAVLRPGRTVTHGRPAFEGANIRTWIGFKHFMYLVEQGVLQWLRDQGTSARDLFLEHGLGAEIVDCSVQLPAVLELDDEVEVEVAPGRGDKLNVQLSVVRDGEKVTVLRGKVTVALVRERAADSTAAAPEALARLEVPALTSTVERIAIPAGETAESVLTEAPGAFLWSWRAPYFYCHYSDRVQHSGFVRTLEEVVDRYLADRGISVGRMLSERAWIPVVSRARVRLLEDARMEETVHTVFTVTDILRGVMFDGRMDCYVQRGQELVPVATAQILHGYAIAAGPGAGGMAQLDEGVVHALIGDRA
- a CDS encoding class II aldolase/adducin family protein; amino-acid sequence: MRTVEEERLYRKQRLAATMRLFAVRGFDEGAGGHVTARDPGDPDRFWINPFGVHFGHVRVSDLLLVDSRGAVVEGDGRINPAGFVIHSHVHAARPDVVAVAHAHSTYGRAWAALGRKLDPITQDACAFYEDHEVFDEFGGVVLDSDEGKRIAVRLGTGKAVILRNHGLLTVGGTVQEAAWWFTTMDSSCHVQLLAEAAGKPVPIEPGVARHTASMIGTPGMGRLNFRPLYADLVRRQPDLLN
- a CDS encoding beta-ketoacyl synthase N-terminal-like domain-containing protein, whose translation is MTGRGRETRSLLTGWSLHLPGIEEFDGAPPEKAATVLGRKGLLYKEPATRLALCAVHRALGFEPGHRVSGPIETGTAVVACSNLGNVETVAKVTRAVEAEGGRGVSVLDAPNVSPNVVASTVALWFGFGGPNLMLCSGSTAGQAGLRMASLLLRSGRATRVVLVGAEPEDEIASILHDGPLRSGSACVLLEPWREKTGSVVVDVDPGEAEAPPRRTVGSGGFDVKERWGDFSGAHGVVELALAAHLAVAEGEGRVGIGPHRPDGRPAVSVAVTEPVGGAETNPRTGPNA
- a CDS encoding DsbA family protein: MSRPAKLYFSLRSPYSWLAINKLRAEVPGALEQLRCFPYWDPDTVTGAGLDERGGEFHYVQMSRAKHLYMLMDTKRIAEQQGRKMAWPIDIEPWWELPHLAWLRARREGAEWPFYDALNDARWGRGENICEPDVVRAAAERAGLDPELAVGAVDDPEIRAEGVECLYQAYLDDIFGIPYFKWGRHRFWGFDRLDGFLGVWRPTVREERAA
- a CDS encoding alpha/beta hydrolase, with protein sequence MNGSAVKAHTIAPGRPGAPLVLFAHGMEGHWKSWTPLATHLDQGYRVVSLELPWKAGNDFRWRNRSFGTWLGDGLDMVGAVPDVLVAHSFGANAALELMCGLDPRVGASVALFCPFYRLPRYEVTWRMFERSRETFTAHVGEGVRARLGKRAATLDPEVVDGMVKIALNRAGPLGFAAVFDRYAASADLQLGNVEIPTKVLVGGMDPTLPAESAVALADGMPGATLRTLDRGDHFFHVRYARYAAAEVTGLVEDVRALPKVGELR
- a CDS encoding acyltransferase; this translates as MSVTATRTGGPPAAAEKPAKQRYLAVDGLRGVCALALLFTHVAMIAGVLGTKELGGTIASTSAVGGFFTGGLQIFAGVFFVLTGMFVYQGFAKSIINGTPRKREGTVIRRVLRLLPAYYAMYLVVLVALNLQQVENLWDVLRPMLLLHIYDWDGWSNGMEITWTVPDMAQFYLLLPLLAWATFKFASRGKTARARAYRMMLPVPLLFAAGIAWLLYSQMNGLGTRALFWYPMGLMPEVAIGMVIAIWLELQKASPRDTPKLLAFAGRHRVLFLGIALTCLLINCARPGSEIGMDDYYSLTALGIFYGLLAILSATLLLSMVAPGPESRLIRAVFTNRVILFVGKISYGVYLWQFAVMHFYLQKPNAYFNGEPMPLMLIRAGTGFWELQLVTLVGTIILSTISYYLLERPLMNWGERVIKRRAARKAAAVPRPRGESVPV